In one window of Pseudomonadota bacterium DNA:
- a CDS encoding group 1 truncated hemoglobin — protein PKPAAERPAPPASRLLFERLGGQEGLTAIVEGLISNIGADPKTRLHFTNIHIGRFKTKMVEYLCEQTGGPCRYTGGDMKATHAPLQLGNAAFDAFMEDLTKSLDNKQVAQSDKDDLLGLLGKLRPDVVATYGAGP, from the coding sequence CGCCGAAGCCTGCCGCCGAGCGCCCCGCGCCACCCGCATCGCGGCTGCTGTTCGAGCGCTTGGGCGGGCAAGAGGGGCTTACGGCCATCGTCGAAGGACTCATCTCCAATATCGGCGCGGACCCGAAAACCAGGCTTCACTTCACGAACATCCATATTGGCCGCTTCAAGACCAAGATGGTGGAATACCTGTGCGAGCAGACGGGAGGGCCCTGCAGGTATACCGGCGGGGACATGAAGGCCACGCATGCGCCGCTACAGCTCGGCAATGCCGCTTTCGACGCCTTCATGGAAGACCTGACCAAGAGCCTCGATAATAAACAGGTCGCGCAATCCGATAAGGATGATCTCTTGGGGCTCCTCGGCAAGCTGAGACCAGACGTGGTGGCCACGTATGGCGCCGGGCCCTAA
- a CDS encoding metal-dependent hydrolase → MDTFTHGLSGALLAQAFGTARSAGLPVCQRVSAGFIAAAFPDIDYLVFWAAPLVYLNLHQGITHSLVLMPLWAGLVAAACPYLLRGAHGWQAFYPLCVLGISAHIGGDLITAYGTRIWAPFSPVRVTLPITYVIDLVFSGTLLIGLLVSFKWNARRSAVLALGVLGSYLGLQYFLHTQALAIGHAYVRGRALGEAGVHAMAQPFSPFNWKIIVSQETDVYETHLRLTGPDGLASAGAWLFPSTAAAYVPYAAARWTRYPRFGADPRAAPLAREVWSQDGFAGFREFARFPALYRVDRAGAARCVWFTDLRYTLPGMLPPFRFGMCRQSDAGPWRLYRLRLFTEDERQAL, encoded by the coding sequence TTGGATACTTTCACCCATGGCCTGAGCGGCGCCCTGCTGGCCCAGGCCTTCGGCACGGCACGCTCTGCCGGCTTGCCGGTGTGCCAACGGGTGTCGGCGGGCTTTATCGCGGCGGCGTTTCCCGACATCGATTATCTGGTCTTTTGGGCCGCTCCGCTGGTCTACCTTAATCTACACCAAGGGATCACGCATTCTCTGGTGTTGATGCCGCTGTGGGCGGGTCTGGTGGCCGCGGCGTGCCCGTATCTGCTACGCGGCGCGCACGGATGGCAAGCTTTTTACCCGCTATGCGTGCTCGGGATCAGCGCGCATATTGGGGGCGATCTGATCACGGCCTACGGCACGCGGATCTGGGCACCGTTTTCGCCGGTCCGGGTGACCCTGCCGATCACCTATGTCATCGATCTCGTTTTTTCCGGTACGCTCCTGATCGGGCTATTGGTCTCTTTCAAATGGAACGCCCGGCGCTCCGCGGTCCTGGCTTTGGGCGTGCTCGGGAGTTATCTCGGCTTGCAGTATTTCCTCCACACACAAGCGCTCGCCATCGGTCATGCCTATGTCCGCGGCCGGGCGCTCGGCGAGGCCGGTGTTCACGCCATGGCGCAGCCGTTCTCGCCGTTCAACTGGAAAATCATCGTCTCACAAGAGACCGATGTTTACGAAACCCATCTTCGGCTCACCGGGCCGGACGGGCTCGCGTCCGCCGGCGCCTGGCTATTTCCATCCACGGCAGCCGCCTATGTGCCGTATGCTGCCGCGCGCTGGACGCGTTACCCGCGCTTCGGTGCCGATCCCCGCGCGGCGCCGCTCGCGCGCGAGGTCTGGTCGCAGGACGGTTTCGCCGGTTTTCGCGAGTTCGCGCGTTTTCCCGCATTGTACCGTGTCGACCGTGCCGGCGCGGCGCGCTGCGTATGGTTCACCGATCTGCGTTACACGCTGCCAGGGATGCTCCCTCCCTTCCGTTTCGGGATGTGCCGCCAGTCCGATGCCGGCCCTTGGCGCCTTTACCGCCTACGCCTCTTTACCGAGGATGAGCGCCAAGCGCTGTGA